In Hydractinia symbiolongicarpus strain clone_291-10 chromosome 13, HSymV2.1, whole genome shotgun sequence, a single genomic region encodes these proteins:
- the LOC130623417 gene encoding lysine-specific demethylase 2A-like: MENIEGLETFVGRSLRIKERKIYNDSRVDDEIEGKRKFDVEEKLHDEKFNQNLSDFILELSGKDFDLKYIQEHGFNTPILFKKKDGLGLRMPDAELFTVNDVKSYVGARRMIDVFDCDTHQADQMSVHHWIRYYTGSEREKILNVTSLEFSHTGLDRIVECPTTVTKDLDWVQLAWPNHLLAEQKDTTNTIDNMKYPKVRKYVLMSVAGCYTDFHIDFGGTSVWYHVLKGAKVFWLIPPSEKNLDIYERWVLSSRQQDVFLGDLVDNCYRIHLVAGDTFMIPTGWIHSVYTPDDSLVFGGNYLHSFNIAMQLKAYDIEENTHVPKRLRYPFFSEIHWYIIKSYVDILEKDLDERRMLEFEEDNDEGAFKLVKDEIDSETEKVHAKWQCVYLTVYELEGLKLLCERFRSWTHAKTNYPKDLTEDGMELLDRLEEVLQYHEDDDQILACRGINFFQQMELRKESKVPPTSPLNTALEKPPKETPTPTSISIKKEVMDEDEETKRKISFEHDQEKSTGVKTKPRVSKHVKRKKTIIRRVRCQTCEGCVQENCDVCRFCLDMPKNGGMGRLRKPCTQRFCKNPRLPSYVVCTVCDESKTGRDEVLMECNICGEIVHPMCLTKRAPCKISKKVNNSWECPKCCEDEQGSEFSFNLLGGVISEHKRKWLEKVGKPGIAPEKKRVNKVENLKSLIKNVKFLDKVKIKDALKASNEKENEKRIKEKVSHSDDSDDEPLIKKKKTKVDSTTVLTNGHTPLEEIKPIAVIRPGPIESPYVCLHSNNDRHVLQGSIWRQVYTYLNKKDILCCMLVCKAWNQWCIDSKLWGKITVSNKIITQSMLKGIVRRQPIDLNMSSTSINGKQLEWLLKRLPRLQSLDLSLSTAFAVSAIMRVTCPPLTSLKLSWCDAIYDRFITQIFAPIKTTMGDVVPISRLHFLEHLDLTGCDISDETVHYVFTTLTLLRTLDVSHCVRVSASCLDILLKHDAVCKDTLQKFVCVGCPLVTEQCVKKFQDKIRVPKIIMT; encoded by the exons ATGGAAAATATTGAGGGATTGGAAACTTTCGTGGGACGATCTTTG CGTATCAAGGAAAGAAAAATCTACAATGATTCTAGAGTGGATGATGAAATAGAGGGGAAAAGAAAGTTTGATGTTGAAGAAAAATTGCATGAtgaaaagtttaatcaaaatctATCAGATTTTATCTTAGAGTTGTCTGGAAAGG ATTTTGACCTGAAGTATATCCAAGAGCATGGCTTCAACACACCAattttgtttaagaaaaaaGACGGTCTTGGATTACG GATGCCAGATGCCGAACTGTTCACTGTAAACGATGTTAAAAGTTATGTCG GAGCTCGACGAATGATAGATGTGTTTGATTGTGATACACATCAGGCTGACCAAATGAGTGTGCATCACTGGATACGGTATTACACTGGCTCAGAAcgagaaaaaatattaaacgtCACTAGCCTTGAATTCAGTCACACTGGACTTGATCGAATTGTGGAATGCCCAACAACG gttaCAAAAGATTTAgattgggtccagttggcttggCCTAATCATTTACTTGCAGAACAAAAGGATACTACTAACACCATTGATAACATGAAATATCCAAAAGTACGAAA ATACGTTCTGATGAGTGTTGCTGGCTGCTACACAGATTTCCATATCGATTTTGGTGGTACTTCAGTTTGGTATCATGTCTTGAAAGGGGCAAAG GTCTTTTGGTTGATCCCACCCAGTGAAAAAAATTTGGATATCTATGAGCGATGGGTGTTGTCTAGTCGACAGCAAGATGTATTTTTGGGAGATTTAGTTGACAACTGTTACAGGATTCATTTGGTGGCTGGTGATACATTTATGATTCCTACAG GTTGGATTCATAGCGTTTATACTCCAGACGACTCGCTAGTATTTGGTGGAAATTACTTGCACAGTTTTAATATTGCGATGCAGTTGAAAGCGTATGATATAGAGGAGAATACACAT GTGCCCAAACGGCTTCGCTATccatttttttctgaaattcaTTGGTACATAATAAAGAGCTACGTTGACATTCTCGAGAAAGATTTAGATGAGAGACGTATGTTAGAATTTGAAGAAGACAACGATGAGGGCGCATTCAAACTTGTCAAAGATGAAATCGACAGCGAGACTGAAAAAGTCCACGCAAAATGGCAATGTGTTTATTTGACTGTATATGAACTGGAAGGCTTAAAGTTGCTTTGTGAACGATTTCGTAGCTGGACTCATGCGAAAACAAACTACCCGAAAGATCTAACCGAAGATGGAATGGAGCTTTTGGATCGGTTGGAG GAAGTGTTACAATATCATGAGGATGATGATCAGATACTTGCATGTAGaggtatcaatttctttcagcAAATGGAACTTAGAAAGGAATCAAAA gtTCCGCCCACATCTCCACTGAACACGGCACTTGAAAAACCGCCAAAAGAGACACCAACCCCTACTAGTATTTCAATCAAGAAAGAAGTCATGGATGAAGACGAAGAAACCAAACGGAAAATCTCTTTCGAGCATGATCAAGAGAAATCGACGGGCGTTAAAACGAAACCAAGAGTTTCGAAGCACGTAAAGAGAAAGAAAACGATCATACGGAGAGTGAGATGTCAAACGTGCGAAGGTTGCGTTCAAGAAAACTGTGATGTGTGTCGATTTTGCTTGGACATGCCAAAGAATGGGGGAATGGGTCGACTACGCAAGCCGTGCACCCAGcgattttgcaaaaat CCTCGTTTACCCAGCTATGTGGTTTGTACTGTTTGTGACGAAAGCAAGACTGGTAGAGACGAAGTGTTAATGGAGTGTAATATATGTGGCGAAATCGTGCATCCGATGTGTTTAACAAAAAGAGCACCGTGTAAGATctcaaaaaaagttaataacaGCTGGGAGTGTCCGAAATGCTGTGAAGATGAACAG GGTTCTGAGTTCTCATTTAATCTTTTGGGTGGTGTGATAAGTGAACATAAAAGAAAG TGGTTGGAAAAAGTTGGTAAGCCTGGTATCGCTCCGGAAAAGAAAAGAGTTaacaag GTTGAGAATTTAAAAtcactcatcaaaaatgtaaaatttctcGACAAAGTGAAAATAAAAGACGCCTTAAAAGCATCCAATGaaaaggaaaatgaaaaaagaataaaagaaaaa GTTTCACACTCGGATGACAGCGATGATGAACCTCttattaagaaaaagaaaacgaag GTCGACAGTACGACTGTACTCACTAATGGTCATACACCACTCGAAGAAATCAAACCTATAGCAGTTATAAGGCCCGGTCCAATCGAATCCCCGTACGTTTGTCTGCACTCGAACAACGACCGACATGTATTGCAAGGCAGCATATGGCGTCAAGTCTACACCTacctaaataaaaaagatatactATGTTGCATGTTAGTTTGTAAAGCGTGGAACCAATGGTGTATTGATAGTAAATTGTGGGGGAAAATTAccgtttcaaataaaataataacacaaTCAATGTTGAAAGGTATTGTTCGCCGACAACCAATAGATTTAAACATGTCGAGCACAAGTATTAACGGAAAACAATTAGAGTGGTTATTAAAACGTTTACCGCGTCTACAAAGCCTTGACCTAAGTTTAAGTACAGCTTTTGCGGTGTCAGCAATTATGCGCGTGACTTGTCCTCCTTTGACGTCATTAAAGTTGTCATGGTGTGACGCTATTTATGACAGATTCATCACACAAATTTTTGCACCCATCAAAACAACCATGGGCGACGTCGTGCCTATAAGCCGTCTTCATTTTTTAGAGCATTTAGACTTAACAGGTTGCGATATTTCTGACGAAACTGTTCATTATGTTTTCACGACACTGACGTTATTACGTACGTTGGACGTCAGTCATTGTGTGAGAGTGTCGGCGTcgtgtttagatattttattaaaacatgaTGCCGTGTGTAAAGACACGCTGCAGAAGTTTGTATGTGTTGGATGTCCATTGGTTACAGAGCAGTGCGTGAAAAAATTTCAGGATAAAATTAGGGTACCGAAAATCATTATGACGTAG
- the LOC130623081 gene encoding uncharacterized protein LOC130623081 translates to MGHYHNMYLVADVLLLTDIFQGFQSVCLEDYKLDPAHFYSAPGLAWKAALKYTEIKLELLTDPDMLLIFERGIRGGITHAVHRYAKANNKYEGGQYDPEVESSYLHYLDANNLYGWAMRQDLPTHGFKWLSNVETFTQKRIEKLVADNKHGYILEVDIDYPKSLHDKHNELPFLPGCKVVHRVEKLLPNLEHKRKYVLHIRALHQALKHGLELKKVYRVIQFNQKPWLRGYIDHNTGLRTATKNEFEKDFYKLMNLSEFGKTMENLRNHHNNQLVTNEEKYTKLVMKPNFKGGNYFSSHLMGVEMCKTEVKMNKPVDIGQAILDQSKTVMYKFHYDYMQPNYGSKLRICYMDTDSFVYYIKPEDFYRDIADDVETRFDTSTYSKDDGRPLPIGKNEKVVGLMKDELSSKIMTEFITLRAKLYFTRVSRKRARSQSKRCEEVCHKEIHHLQRLYQRCLEDGVDIYKTWVCIQNKGHQIYTQEVNKLALNRADDKRIVQADQITTLARGHYRLAANK, encoded by the coding sequence ATGGGTCACTACCACAATATGTACCTCGTCGCGGACGTCTTGCTACTAACCGACATCTTCCAGGGCTTTCAAAGCGTGTGCTTGGAGGACTACAAGCTCGACCCCGCCCACTTCTACAGTGCACCAGGTTTAGCATGGAAAGCAGCGTTAAAGTACACAGAAATCAAGCTGGAGCTCCTAACGGACCCTGACATGCTCTTGATATTTGAAAGAGGCATCCGTGGAGGTATAACCCATGCTGTACACAGGTATGCCAAAGCCAACAACAAGTATGAGGGGGGTCAATACGATCCAGAGGTTGAGTCGTCATACTTGCATTACCTCGATGCCAACAATTTGTATGGCTGGGCTATGCGTCAAGACCTGCCCACGCATGGATTCAAATGGTTATCGAACGTTGAGACCTTTACACAGAAGCGGATCGAGAAACTCGTCGCTGACAACAAGCACGGCTACATCTTGGAAGTTGATATCGATTATCCAAAGAGCCTACATGACAAGCACAACGAGCTGCCTTTCTTGCCGGGGTGCAAGGTGGTTCACAGGGTCGAGAAGCTACTCCCAAATCTCGAACATAAGCGGAAGTACGTGTTGCACATCAGAGCCCTTCATCAGGCTTTAAAGCATGGGCTCGAGCTTAAGAAGGTGTATAGAGTCATCCAGTTTAACCAGAAGCCATGGCTGAGGGGTTATATCGACCACAACACGGGGCTTAGAACGGCCACCAAAAACGAGTTCGAGAAGGACTTCTATAAGCTCATGAACCTCTCGGAATTTGGCAAAACTATGGAGAACTTGAGGAACCATCACAACAACCAGTTGGTTACCAACGAAGAGAAGTACACAAAGCTCGTCATGAAACCAAACTTCAAGGGCGGGAACTACTTCAGCAGCCATCTCATGGGCGTGGAAATGTGTAAAACAGAGGTAAAGATGAATAAACCTGTGGATATTGGTCAAGCTATCCTAGATCAGTCAAAAACCGTCATGTACAAGTTTCACTACGACTATATGCAGCCCAATTACGGTAGCAAGCTGCGGATTTGCTATATGGATACTGACTCCTTCGTATACTACATCAAACCGGAGGACTTTTACCGTGATATTGCCGATGATGTAGAGACACGTTTCGACACAAGTACCTACAGCAAAGATGATGGCAGACCTCTCCCCATTGGTAAAAATGAGAAGGTGGTAGGCTTGATGAAAGATGAGCTAAGCAGTAAGATTATGACAGAATTCATCACATTGAGAGCTAAGCTGTACTTTACAAGAGTCTCACGGAAGAGGGCGCGATCGCAAAGCAAAAGGTGTGAAGAagtgtgtcacaaagaaatccATCACCTTCAAAGACTATATCAGCGCTGCTTGGAGGATGGTGTCGATATATACAAGACCTGGGTCTGTATCCAGAACAAGGGGCATCAAATCTATACGCAGGAAGTGAACAAGCTGGCACTCAATAGGGCAGATGACAAACGGATCGTACAAGCGGACCAGATCACAACGCTCGCAAGAGGTCATTATCGCTTAGCGGCAAATAAATGA
- the LOC130623427 gene encoding calcium release-activated calcium channel protein 1-like — MNGLINREAKGTQNGNKQLEYLSWRKLFLSKAKLKASSRTSGLMSGFAMVAMVEINLENDIPNGLLIVFSLLTTVLISVHVFALMISVCILPNIETVEQMHTSVYAQQDVTVKTLPSDSPHKQLQRYIETAWVFSTGLGTLLFLMEIPMLMWVKFYNQSKEAALASTGVMVPVCILFVIFAMRFYRKLIAHKYDKNSKEIEELQMIVTHLNEEDQNPLNNDSPHIK, encoded by the exons atgaatggaTTAATAAACCGAGAAGCAAAAGGCACTCAAAATGGAAATAAACAACTGGAATATCTTAGTTggagaaaattgtttttgagcAAAGCAAAATTGAAAGCTTCGAGTAGAACTTCTGGACTGATGTCAGGTTTTGCAATG GTTGCCATGGTGGAAATCAATTTAGAAAATGACATTCCAAATGGATTGTTGATAGTATTTAGTCTCTTAACCACAGTTTTAATATCAGTTCATGTATTTGCTTTGATGATATCTGTCTGCATTCTACCAAATATTGAAACAGTGGAGCAAATGCATACTAGTGTCTATGCACAACAAGACGTTACAGTGAAGACGCTACCATCTGACTCCCCGCATAAGCAATTACAAAGATACATTGAAACTGCTTGGGTCTTTAGCACAGGCTTGGGAACACTATTGTTTTTAATGGAAATCCCGATGTTGATGTGGGTAAAATTTTACAATCAAAGTAAAGAGGCCGCTTTAGCGTCAACAGGTGTGATGGTTCCTGTTTGCattttatttgtaatatttgcaaTGAGGTTTTATCGTAAACTTATTGCTCACAAGTATgataaaaattcaaaagaaaTCGAAGAACTTCAGATGATTGTGACACATCTTAATGAGGAAGATCAGAATCCTTTGAATAATGACAGCCCACATATCAAATAA